A single genomic interval of Bradyrhizobium sp. AZCC 1693 harbors:
- a CDS encoding DUF6505 family protein, translating to MLKFPRTIRLDPSDTFVFERAAEPGEWAVSGAFVFWNRDPATLGQKQRVALRSGFLGIDSLGWSTLAIVTEATEAERQGMIERLAGQLLEKFGAPDADAARLAAEEEIAFAASLCEHPPQTLLAVQRSVENGEIRERFRTLKPRPVAADADRLHAHASAFTFHEVEGDVEPQEEVDLLGLIGTGRKTTDHT from the coding sequence ATGCTGAAATTTCCGCGAACCATCAGGCTGGACCCGTCGGATACCTTTGTTTTCGAGCGGGCGGCGGAACCCGGCGAATGGGCGGTTTCCGGCGCGTTCGTTTTCTGGAACCGGGATCCGGCCACGCTCGGCCAGAAGCAGCGCGTGGCGCTGCGCTCGGGGTTTCTCGGGATCGATAGTCTCGGATGGTCGACCCTTGCCATCGTCACCGAAGCGACGGAAGCGGAGCGGCAGGGAATGATCGAGCGGCTCGCCGGGCAGTTGCTGGAAAAATTCGGTGCGCCCGATGCCGACGCCGCGCGCCTTGCGGCCGAGGAGGAGATCGCGTTCGCAGCTTCCTTGTGCGAACATCCGCCGCAGACGCTGCTTGCCGTGCAGCGCAGCGTCGAAAACGGCGAAATCCGCGAACGCTTTCGTACCCTGAAGCCGCGCCCGGTTGCCGCAGATGCCGACCGGTTGCACGCCCATGCCAGCGCCTTTACCTTCCATGAGGTCGAAGGCGACGTTGAACCGCAGGAAGAGGTCGATCTTCTCGGGCTGATCGGGACCGGCCGCAAGACGACGGATCATACATGA
- a CDS encoding 4Fe-4S binding protein, with the protein MPIDAEAIGRGCTAKVGQANQLCGLELDRFKEALAGGAPITVACTQEEPLFREVAENSPEAQLTFVNIRETGGWSKDAAAAGPKAAALIAAAGEDMPPISLVTLESSGVALIYGRDEIAIEAAQRLADRLDITVLLTRPGDVAPRRTNEFPVLKGTIRNASGHLGQFELAIDDYALPSPSSRAKLVFGPSRNGATSTCDLILDLSGGTPLFPAHELRPGYLRADPRDKVAVERAIADAGGLVGTFDKPRFVNFEPSLCAHSRSSITGCTRCLDLCPTGAITPNGNAVAIDANVCAGCGSCASVCPTGAASYALPSADALMRRLRTLLQTYRKAGGSAAVVLFHDGEHGEEIIDALARFGEGLPANVLPLRVNEVTQIGPELLASVFAYGGSGVALLTRARPRHDITALRRAVETSDRIVSALGFGTGIIQIIETDDPDQLRALLDAAPLGVATQKPAGFVPRGAKRGVLETIFRELHLAAPTPVEVVPLAPGAPFGTVNLNVEGCTLCHACVTACPTGALSDNPDRAMLRFTESLCVQCGLCQSTCPEKVIAIEPRLDFQAWNTPQRVLKEEEPFNCIACGKPFGTKSSIDRVLAKLGEKHWMFQGANAKRLDVIKMCADCRVEAVVNESFDPHAAPQRPPVMSTEDYLRARDVKKDDPLGS; encoded by the coding sequence ATGCCGATCGATGCGGAAGCGATCGGCCGTGGCTGCACGGCCAAGGTCGGCCAAGCAAACCAGCTCTGCGGGCTCGAACTCGACCGCTTCAAGGAGGCGCTTGCTGGCGGCGCGCCGATCACGGTTGCCTGCACTCAGGAAGAGCCGCTGTTTCGGGAAGTCGCGGAGAATTCTCCGGAAGCCCAGCTCACCTTCGTCAACATCCGCGAGACCGGCGGCTGGTCGAAGGATGCCGCGGCTGCCGGTCCGAAAGCAGCCGCGCTGATTGCCGCGGCGGGCGAAGACATGCCGCCGATCTCATTGGTCACGCTCGAGAGCAGCGGCGTTGCACTGATCTATGGCCGCGACGAGATTGCCATCGAGGCGGCGCAACGTCTCGCCGATCGTTTGGACATCACCGTGCTTCTGACCAGGCCCGGAGATGTGGCACCACGCCGCACGAACGAATTTCCCGTGCTCAAGGGCACGATCCGCAATGCAAGCGGACATCTCGGGCAATTCGAGCTTGCGATCGACGACTACGCGCTGCCCTCCCCCTCCTCGCGCGCAAAACTCGTGTTCGGGCCTTCGCGTAACGGCGCCACTTCCACCTGCGATCTGATCCTCGATCTCTCCGGCGGCACGCCGCTGTTTCCCGCGCATGAACTGCGCCCCGGCTATCTGCGCGCCGATCCGCGCGACAAGGTCGCGGTCGAACGCGCGATTGCGGATGCCGGCGGCCTGGTCGGCACCTTCGATAAGCCGCGCTTTGTCAATTTCGAGCCGTCGCTTTGCGCGCATTCGCGCTCGTCCATCACCGGATGCACACGCTGTCTCGATCTGTGTCCGACCGGCGCGATCACGCCGAACGGGAACGCAGTCGCAATCGATGCCAATGTGTGCGCCGGCTGCGGCTCCTGCGCATCCGTATGCCCGACCGGCGCGGCCTCCTACGCGCTACCAAGCGCGGACGCCCTGATGCGCCGGCTGCGGACGCTGCTGCAGACTTACCGCAAGGCGGGCGGAAGCGCCGCCGTGGTATTGTTTCACGACGGCGAACACGGCGAGGAAATCATCGACGCCCTGGCGCGGTTCGGCGAAGGCTTGCCGGCCAATGTGCTGCCGCTGCGCGTCAACGAGGTGACGCAGATCGGGCCGGAACTCCTCGCGTCCGTTTTCGCCTATGGCGGCAGCGGCGTCGCGCTGCTGACGCGCGCCAGGCCCCGCCACGACATCACGGCACTTCGCCGCGCGGTCGAGACGTCGGATCGGATCGTTAGCGCGCTTGGCTTCGGCACCGGCATCATCCAGATCATCGAGACCGACGATCCTGACCAGTTGCGCGCCTTGCTGGATGCCGCACCTCTCGGCGTCGCAACGCAAAAGCCCGCCGGCTTCGTGCCGCGCGGAGCGAAACGCGGCGTGCTGGAAACGATTTTTCGCGAGCTTCACCTCGCCGCGCCTACGCCCGTCGAGGTCGTGCCGCTGGCGCCGGGCGCGCCCTTTGGCACCGTGAACCTGAATGTCGAAGGCTGCACCCTCTGCCATGCCTGCGTCACCGCCTGCCCGACGGGCGCGCTTTCAGACAATCCCGACCGCGCGATGCTGCGCTTCACCGAAAGCCTCTGCGTGCAGTGCGGCCTTTGCCAATCCACCTGCCCCGAGAAGGTTATTGCCATCGAACCCCGTCTCGACTTCCAGGCCTGGAACACCCCACAGCGCGTGCTGAAGGAAGAAGAGCCGTTCAATTGCATCGCCTGCGGCAAACCCTTCGGCACCAAGAGCTCGATCGACCGCGTGCTGGCAAAACTCGGCGAGAAACACTGGATGTTCCAGGGCGCCAATGCCAAGCGGCTCGACGTCATCAAGATGTGCGCAGATTGCCGCGTCGAAGCGGTGGTGAACGAAAGTTTCGACCCGCATGCGGCGCCGCAACGCCCGCCGGTCATGTCGACGGAAGATTATTTGCGCGCGCGCGATGTGAAGAAGGACGATCCGCTTGGATCGTGA
- a CDS encoding twin-arginine translocation signal domain-containing protein, translating into MRDEKKTTVGRRDFLRKVGAGAVGAGATLATPLIAPAHADSENSDEKRKARYKETDHVKAFYRVNRYPA; encoded by the coding sequence ATGAGGGACGAGAAGAAAACGACAGTTGGTCGCCGCGATTTCTTGCGCAAGGTCGGCGCTGGCGCGGTTGGTGCCGGTGCGACGCTTGCGACGCCATTGATCGCGCCCGCGCATGCCGACAGCGAGAACAGCGATGAAAAGCGCAAGGCGCGCTACAAGGAAACCGATCACGTGAAGGCGTTTTACCGCGTCAATCGTTATCCTGCTTGA
- a CDS encoding molecular chaperone TorD family protein: MRDAGLDRAINAAGGVAQLARKIGIAQPSVSNWNRVPVGRVIAVETATGVPRQQLRPDFYSEPALPDNDVDPVDAARAREYELLAVLLSCPPSNALLGEIAHLRGDATPLGRAHAALAEAASEVVTTGVEREYFDLFVGLGRGELLPYASYYLTGFLNERPLSRLRDDLAALGIERVENNFEPEDHAGTLCEIMAGFAAGRFPASEASQRAFFEKHIVSWMGRMFADMERATSARFYKSVGTLGQVFMKIEAEAFTFAN; this comes from the coding sequence ATGCGTGATGCGGGCCTAGATCGTGCCATTAATGCGGCAGGCGGCGTTGCTCAGCTTGCCCGCAAAATTGGCATTGCGCAGCCGTCCGTTTCAAATTGGAACAGAGTGCCTGTTGGAAGGGTGATTGCGGTGGAGACCGCGACCGGCGTACCGCGTCAACAACTTCGTCCCGATTTCTATAGCGAGCCCGCGTTGCCAGACAATGATGTCGATCCCGTCGACGCCGCTCGCGCGCGGGAATACGAACTGCTTGCCGTATTGCTTTCCTGTCCGCCGTCGAACGCTTTGCTTGGTGAGATCGCGCATCTGCGCGGCGACGCAACGCCGCTGGGTCGCGCCCATGCCGCCTTGGCTGAGGCCGCATCGGAGGTCGTGACCACCGGTGTCGAGCGCGAATATTTCGATCTGTTCGTCGGTCTCGGGCGCGGCGAGCTGTTGCCCTATGCTTCCTACTATCTGACCGGCTTTCTCAACGAACGCCCGCTTTCCCGTCTTCGCGACGACCTCGCCGCACTCGGCATCGAGCGCGTCGAGAACAATTTCGAACCCGAGGATCATGCAGGCACGTTGTGCGAGATCATGGCTGGATTTGCAGCTGGCCGCTTCCCGGCATCCGAAGCAAGCCAGCGCGCGTTCTTCGAGAAGCACATCGTCTCGTGGATGGGGCGCATGTTCGCCGACATGGAGCGGGCAACGAGTGCCAGGTTTTACAAATCGGTCGGGACGCTCGGCCAAGTCTTTATGAAAATCGAAGCTGAAGCTTTTACCTTCGCCAACTGA
- a CDS encoding DUF3305 domain-containing protein, giving the protein MSPSATPLLRIPVGVVVERHKADSPWIDFVWRGIGVLPDEPEMKPWTLLRKQDETAIYYAGSATVDLYRSETERYRDNLASRSPSVWVVLSPSEGEWPYVVSAVTADPAEGEAFTIAGVNLVEAVPMPEVFREAIEKFIGEHHVEREFVKRKLGRADPEALARRHQEGGHE; this is encoded by the coding sequence TTGAGCCCCTCCGCGACACCCTTGTTGCGCATTCCCGTAGGCGTCGTGGTCGAACGCCACAAAGCTGATTCCCCATGGATTGATTTCGTCTGGCGCGGCATCGGCGTTTTGCCGGATGAACCCGAGATGAAGCCGTGGACGCTTCTGCGCAAGCAGGATGAGACGGCGATCTATTATGCCGGCAGCGCCACGGTCGATCTCTACCGTTCCGAAACGGAGCGCTATCGAGATAATCTTGCGTCCCGCTCGCCCAGCGTCTGGGTCGTGTTGAGCCCTTCAGAGGGGGAGTGGCCCTACGTAGTTTCGGCGGTCACCGCCGATCCTGCGGAAGGAGAGGCCTTCACCATAGCAGGCGTCAATCTTGTCGAAGCGGTGCCTATGCCCGAAGTGTTTCGCGAGGCGATTGAAAAGTTCATTGGCGAGCACCACGTCGAACGAGAATTCGTCAAGCGAAAGCTGGGTCGCGCAGATCCGGAAGCGCTCGCGCGGCGTCATCAGGAAGGCGGGCACGAATGA
- a CDS encoding DUF3306 domain-containing protein: MSDEEFLARWSRLKRETRAGNDALQPAEPTQAPSPAPPTNAVEDPGAPEVDLSNLPPIDSIDAGTDITAFLRKGIPQELSRAALRRAWTADPAIRDFIGLAENAWDFNDPNAMPGFGPLDCSEAELRGLVDRIVGGAKKAAEALLEPPGEVEEVGRLASSGRDPAKEPNPTEAIGAPSTAEESTPAEPATSSAASHPSTAETSDSEEPSVRRRTHGGARPR, encoded by the coding sequence ATGAGCGACGAGGAATTCCTTGCGCGCTGGTCTCGCCTAAAGCGGGAGACGAGGGCTGGCAACGATGCTTTGCAGCCGGCCGAGCCGACGCAGGCGCCCAGCCCGGCCCCTCCCACGAATGCAGTTGAAGACCCGGGGGCGCCGGAGGTCGATCTATCGAACTTGCCGCCAATCGATTCGATCGATGCCGGCACGGACATCACGGCTTTCCTCCGCAAAGGCATTCCACAGGAATTGAGCCGTGCGGCGCTTCGTCGCGCCTGGACCGCGGATCCTGCCATACGGGATTTTATCGGCCTCGCTGAGAACGCCTGGGATTTCAACGATCCGAATGCGATGCCTGGATTCGGACCGCTCGACTGTTCAGAGGCGGAGCTTCGTGGGCTCGTCGACCGGATCGTCGGAGGTGCGAAGAAGGCCGCCGAGGCGCTCCTGGAGCCACCCGGAGAGGTCGAGGAAGTCGGGCGCCTGGCTTCTTCCGGGCGCGATCCCGCGAAAGAGCCGAATCCTACGGAAGCGATAGGCGCGCCGAGTACGGCGGAGGAGTCCACGCCGGCCGAACCGGCGACAAGTTCTGCTGCATCGCACCCGTCGACCGCAGAGACAAGCGACAGTGAGGAGCCTTCCGTTCGGCGCCGCACACATGGCGGTGCGCGGCCTCGTTAG
- a CDS encoding biotin/lipoate--protein ligase family protein, with the protein MIVRPRDKEQTLDLPPGYTLVALRELGDAFAHACEIAAEAGAGTLVWVRRYDLVEFAVVLEPDEPLKSARRAFFAGMNAVADALAAHCPPEREVSFDWPDAIRFDAGLLGGGRLGWPAECTEDDIPAWLVFGVILRAAAMAHLPEVQAASGVSLLSEGFELVDTDAIIESFARHLMTAFDRWKERGFEAIARDYLERLPKRKAGERRGIDVNGDLLVSLPAGSGAPERSSLVDALGRAAWYDPQARGPKLG; encoded by the coding sequence GTGATCGTTCGTCCAAGAGATAAGGAACAGACGCTCGATTTGCCACCCGGTTATACTTTGGTCGCGTTGCGTGAGCTCGGCGATGCCTTCGCCCATGCTTGCGAGATTGCGGCGGAGGCGGGGGCCGGGACGCTGGTTTGGGTTCGCCGCTACGACCTGGTCGAGTTCGCGGTGGTCCTTGAACCCGACGAGCCACTCAAGTCGGCGCGCCGGGCGTTTTTTGCCGGCATGAATGCGGTGGCCGATGCGCTTGCCGCCCATTGTCCGCCGGAACGGGAGGTCAGTTTCGACTGGCCCGACGCGATCAGGTTTGACGCGGGATTGCTTGGCGGCGGGCGACTCGGCTGGCCGGCTGAATGCACCGAAGACGACATACCGGCATGGCTCGTTTTCGGCGTGATCCTGCGTGCCGCCGCCATGGCGCATCTTCCGGAGGTGCAGGCGGCCTCGGGCGTGTCCCTGTTGAGCGAAGGTTTCGAACTGGTCGATACCGACGCGATCATCGAAAGCTTCGCCCGCCACCTCATGACCGCGTTCGACCGCTGGAAGGAGCGCGGCTTCGAGGCGATCGCGCGGGACTATCTGGAGCGGCTGCCCAAACGCAAGGCCGGCGAGCGACGGGGCATCGATGTCAACGGCGATCTTCTGGTTAGCCTGCCGGCTGGCAGTGGAGCGCCGGAGCGGAGCAGTCTCGTGGATGCGCTGGGACGCGCCGCCTGGTATGATCCACAAGCGCGTGGTCCGAAATTAGGATGA
- a CDS encoding DUF6352 family protein: protein MREFWVASGHHLTRRADHGGLVATPELIMAYLARPELMPPADACEAERDLHASLMADPLRPISSADIARLADADARENWSFMMNFRDRLMAAPSLEAVYVALARKGAGDLPPIFLSQLCHLILRNALEGCDDPYILRAAELFYRSQLAAFHEGTLLLADAEVIEAEQHAQHDLHSSPLTAMLQQPKSFGEMDVMDDENAWTYWSRSDAHAMVMNLGGNAKARAGLCRVIERWIGHLLGVTVSVETIASIEDRDWRWFVGLDSDATRIGNALWRGERLENGVAERIVALMRLSFEDTRLVDERVADRPVYLILAMGADKVVRLKPQNLVAGLPLAATAKVT, encoded by the coding sequence ATGAGAGAATTCTGGGTCGCCTCGGGCCACCACCTCACGCGCCGCGCCGATCATGGTGGGCTGGTGGCGACGCCCGAACTCATCATGGCCTATCTGGCGCGGCCCGAATTGATGCCGCCGGCGGATGCCTGCGAGGCCGAGCGCGATCTGCATGCGAGCCTGATGGCCGACCCGCTGCGCCCGATCTCCAGCGCGGACATCGCCCGGCTTGCCGATGCCGACGCCCGCGAAAACTGGTCCTTCATGATGAACTTCCGCGACCGGCTGATGGCGGCGCCGTCGCTCGAGGCGGTCTATGTCGCGCTGGCCCGTAAAGGGGCCGGCGACCTGCCGCCGATCTTTCTGTCGCAACTGTGCCACCTGATCCTGCGCAACGCCCTCGAAGGCTGCGACGACCCCTATATATTGCGCGCAGCGGAGCTGTTCTATCGGAGCCAGTTGGCTGCCTTTCATGAAGGCACGTTGCTGCTGGCCGATGCGGAGGTGATCGAGGCGGAGCAGCATGCCCAGCATGATCTGCATTCATCGCCGCTCACGGCCATGCTGCAACAGCCGAAGTCCTTCGGCGAGATGGACGTGATGGACGACGAAAATGCGTGGACCTACTGGTCGCGGTCGGACGCGCATGCGATGGTCATGAATCTCGGCGGCAATGCAAAGGCGCGCGCCGGGCTGTGCCGGGTCATCGAGCGCTGGATTGGCCATCTGCTCGGCGTTACCGTCAGCGTCGAAACCATCGCCTCGATCGAGGATCGCGACTGGCGCTGGTTCGTTGGTCTCGACAGCGACGCGACGCGGATCGGCAATGCGCTGTGGCGCGGCGAGCGGCTTGAGAACGGCGTCGCCGAGCGCATCGTGGCCCTGATGCGCCTGAGCTTCGAAGACACTCGGCTGGTGGATGAGCGGGTTGCCGACAGGCCGGTCTACCTCATCCTCGCCATGGGCGCGGACAAGGTGGTGAGATTAAAGCCGCAAAATCTGGTCGCGGGGCTGCCGCTTGCGGCGACTGCGAAGGTCACGTGA